A window of Periplaneta americana isolate PAMFEO1 chromosome 7, P.americana_PAMFEO1_priV1, whole genome shotgun sequence contains these coding sequences:
- the LOC138703820 gene encoding glucose-fructose oxidoreductase domain-containing protein 1 — MLPGIGVFGTGNVVKVIVPFLREKGFKVEAIWGRTLSAAEEVAKELEIPFHTNKIDDVLLRKDVDLIFIICSPNLHAQIAVKALGIGKHVLCDKPAGLCQGEALKMVRASQYYPSLISIVNHSLRFLPAFGQMRRAIAEGYLGQEGEITVCDVRVQMGSLLHDSYDWLCDDTMGGGVLTLVGSHVIDLVSHLTSQRAVRVHGVIRTFTKTTERVNGIRHISSPDFCTFQMEMSGGALVTATLNNHLPGSFSQEVLICGQAGHLMVRGGDLYGRKSNSSKDDVIYLDVEDLQRGGAINSTAASAIPRPYMKGLFKMIGALREAFLPVEDKRGWVKEPVALAATFEDGLYVQAVIDALKKSNANREWVKVSDPMLC, encoded by the coding sequence ATGCTTCCAGGAATTGGTGTATTTGGAACAGGGAATGTTGTAAAAGTTATAGTTCCATTTTTGCGTGAAAAAGGTTTCAAAGTAGAAGCAATATGGGGCCGAACATTAAGTGCAGCGGAGGAAGTGGCAAAAGAACTTGAAATTCCATTTCATACCAATAAGATTGATGATGTTCTGTTAAGGAAAGATGTGGATCTTATATTTATTATCTGTTCACCGAATTTACATGCCCAGATTGCAGTCAAAGCACTGGGCATCGGTAAGCATGTACTCTGTGACAAACCAGCTGGCCTTTGTCAAGGAGAGGCACTGAAAATGGTTAGAGCATCCCAGTATTATCCATCTTTAATTTCTATTGTGAACCATAGTCTTAGATTTCTTCCTGCCTTTGGACAGATGCGCAGAGCTATTGCAGAAGGATATCTCGGGCAAGAAGGTGAAATAACTGTTTGCGATGTCCGTGTTCAAATGGGAAGCTTACTACACGATTCCTATGACTGGTTGTGTGACGACACTATGGGTGGTGGTGTTTTAACTCTGGTTGGAAGCCATGTAATAGACTTGGTATCGCATTTAACGTCTCAGCGTGCAGTAAGAGTGCACGGAGTTATAAGAACGTTTACTAAGACTACCGAACGTGTAAATGGAATCCGCCACATATCTAGTCCAGACTTCTGTACTTTTCAAATGGAAATGAGTGGTGGAGCTCTGGTTACTGCAACTTTAAATAATCACCTCCCTGGCTCATTTAGTCAAGAGGTTCTCATTTGTGGACAGGCTGGACATTTGATGGTTCGTGGAGGAGATCTTTACGGACGGAAGTCAAATTCTTCTAAAGACGACGTAATATATCTTGATGTCGAAGATCTGCAACGCGGTGGGGCTATAAACTCCACTGCTGCTAGTGCCATTCCACGTCCCTACATGAAAGGATTATTCAAAATGATTGGTGCTTTAAGAGAGGCCTTCCTTCCTGTGGAGGACAAACGCGGTTGGGTGAAAGAACCCGTTGCACTGGCTGCGACTTTCGAAGATGGGCTCTATGTGCAGGCAGTGATTGACGCGCTCAAGAAATCTAATGCCAACAGAGAGTGGGTTAAG